Genomic DNA from Bacteroidota bacterium:
TATATGGTGAAGGCAAATAAAATACTTCTTGCAACAAATACTACAATTCGAAGTGTAAGATTATTCCCAAAAGGAATTGCTAATAAAAGACCATTTAAAATGGCTAAAATAAAATACCAGTAACTACTAAAATTGCCAAAATAATGTGCATCGTCCGCGCCATTTAATACCAACCCTAATAATGGCATAAAAACTCCAAAAAACATTACAAACGGTGGACTTGTAATAAATGATTCACTTTTATTTTTGTTATAAGAAAGATAAGATGCTCTGAGCATATGGTAAACAACAAATAATACTGAAACAACAATTAAAATCGGGCTAAAAATATCAGGGATAAAGTCTAATCTATTTGTGTTTATATCAGAAAAAATAAGCAAAACAAACGCATAAAATAAGGGTATCGCTATCACAAAAGCGATACTTCTCCCGGCATCTTTATTTTCAGTTTTGTTCAGCAATACTACGATACCAAACAAACTATAAAAACAACCCGGAATTAACAAAAACAGCATCGTTTCATTAACCGGTAATGTAATGCCAAAAACATTTCCATTATCCAAAATATCTAATAATTCGAAATGTATAAAGAAAAACACTTCCAGCACTGAAAAAGTTAAAATAAAAATGAATGCTGATAATGAGATATAACTTTTGCGCTTAATTTTATAAATGACATAGGGTATAATAATAATCAAATAACTGGCAGCACCAATTAATATGCTTAATAAATCCTCGAAAGTATAAATTGGCTTAGACTGGTCGGTATAAAACAACTGCAAGGTAATGGCGAAAAATAATAAAACAGGAATTACAGACAATAGGATTGCCCATTTAGGTTGTTGTGCTTTGTTCATTGGGTTGGTTTTTTGAGAAATAATTTATAGCCAGTTTATGCATTATGATTAAACAAATAAAGTAAACTAAAAGTCCGATACATTGATGTAAGATTAAATGTGGCTTGGGCTCCAGAAGAAGGTCGCCAATACGCTGACCCAAAATGCCCGATAAAACACGCGCACAATTCATGATCAGGGTAATGGGATAAGAAATCATTATTATAAATAATAAAAAGAATAATTTAGTAAACCACTTAGTGTAATATTTATTAAATTGAAAATATAACATGGTAATACAAATCATTAAAAACGTAAAGCCGGAGCAAGTAATGCCGATAGCTATATGGGGCTGATCAAATATGTAACCGCTGTCGGGATTAAAATAATAAACGCTACCTGTAAATAGGGCGATTAATTTTGAAGTAGGCAATAATAACCAGTTAATTTCTGCAGGAGTGGCTTGATTATACCAAACCTGAC
This window encodes:
- the xrtK gene encoding exosortase K, which encodes MKGNRFAFIQLISGIFLLIACQVWYNQATPAEINWLLLPTSKLIALFTGSVYYFNPDSGYIFDQPHIAIGITCSGFTFLMICITMLYFQFNKYYTKWFTKLFFLLFIIMISYPITLIMNCARVLSGILGQRIGDLLLEPKPHLILHQCIGLLVYFICLIIMHKLAINYFSKNQPNEQSTTT
- a CDS encoding MSEP-CTERM sorting domain-containing protein, with translation MNKAQQPKWAILLSVIPVLLFFAITLQLFYTDQSKPIYTFEDLLSILIGAASYLIIIIPYVIYKIKRKSYISLSAFIFILTFSVLEVFFFIHFELLDILDNGNVFGITLPVNETMLFLLIPGCFYSLFGIVVLLNKTENKDAGRSIAFVIAIPLFYAFVLLIFSDINTNRLDFIPDIFSPILIVVSVLFVVYHMLRASYLSYNKNKSESFITSPPFVMFFGVFMPLLGLVLNGADDAHYFGNFSSYWYFILAILNGLLLAIPFGNNLTLRIVVFVARSILFAFTIYFFIVFLPYAPLSVVLIAAVGAGLLMLTPILLFIIHCQVLINDIAYLKNYIGKPYLRAILICCLFVIPVTMHQQLAANKKEMLTAIDYLDNPNYEKNATINLTKTIKAFKVKQSYPGFLSGRTNKNGTPIISWYFNTIILDSKTISINKGAALKSILLNSEPPTVINEPLTTDNVKLDQHLVASSFDPATGYWTSNVQLFFQAPDSTNQGWNNQLEYFSVFDLPTAAT